The following coding sequences lie in one Oncorhynchus nerka isolate Pitt River linkage group LG14, Oner_Uvic_2.0, whole genome shotgun sequence genomic window:
- the LOC115142195 gene encoding ATP-sensitive inward rectifier potassium channel 1-like — translation MVFGIQKLIQDHLVERRIRRTRLVTKDGRCNIEFGNVKYGNHFAFLVDFWTTFVEFRWRFVLFFFITSFTLSWFIFSLLWFWIARNNGDLKWQNPSNDHTPCVWNVVGLTTAFLFSLETQTTIGYGVRAITPHCPVAVALIIIQTLIGALIHCFICGVIVSKISLPKKRAKTITFSEMAVICPKKDFLCLMIRVANLRKTLMIGSQIYGKLLRTTVKPDGETIIMDQVNIEFLMDAGKDNLFFVCPLTLYHVIDKASPFFDMAEDTFHKQEFELVVFLDGTAETTSSACQVRTSFIPQEIMWGYNFLPIISRSKEGKYRVDFSNFSKVVAVTTAHCAYCFHNIVGHHIPSINGIDNGGFGVIGILE, via the coding sequence ATGGTGTTTGGTATCCAGAAGCTCATCCAAGACCACCTGGTGGAGCGAAGAATCCGCAGAACTCGGCTGGTGACCAAAGATGGCCGCTGCAACATTGAATTTGGCAACGTCAAATACGGCAACCACTTTGCTTTCCTCGTGGACTTCTGGACGACCTTTGTGGAGTTCCGCTGGCGctttgtcctcttcttcttcatcaccTCCTTCACCCTGAGCTGGTTCATCTTCAGCCTGCTGTGGTTCTGGATTGCCCGGAACAACGGGGATCTGAAGTGGCAGAACCCCTCAAACGATCACACCCCCTGTGTGTGGAACGTCGTCGGTCTCACTACAgccttcctcttctccctggAGACCCAGACCACCATCGGGTATGGTGTACGCGCCATTACCCCTCACTGTCCTGTTGCTGTAGCCCTCATCATTATCCAGACTCTCATAGGGGCCCTCATACACTGCTTCATATGTGGAGTCATCGTGTCCAAGATATCCCTCCCTAAGAAAAGGGCCAAGACCATCACATTCAGTGAGATGGCTGTCATCTGTCCTAAGAAGGACTTCCTTTGCCTCATGATAAGAGTGGCCAACTTACGTAAGACCCTGATGATCGGGAGCCAAATCTACGGCAAGCTGTTGAGGACAACCGTCAAACCCGATGGGGAGACAATCATCATGGACCAGGTGAACATTGAGTTCCTGATGGACGCTGGGAAGGACAACCTCTTCTTTGTGTGCCCTCTCACACTCTACCATGTGATTGACAAGGCTAGCCCTTTCTTTGACATGGCAGAGGACACCTTCCATAAACAGGAGTTTGAGCTGGTGGTCTTTCTGGACGGCACAGCCGAGACCACCAGCTCAGCCTGCCAGGTCCGGACTTCCTTCATCCCTCAGGAGATCATGTGGGGTTACAACTTCCTGCCCATCATCTCCCGCAGTAAAGAGGGCAAGTACAGAGTGGACTTCTCCAACTTCTCCAAGGTGGTGGCGGTGACCACTGCACACTGTGCCTACTGCTTCCACAACATAGTAGGACACCACATCCCCTCCATTAATGGAATCGACAACGGTGGATTTGGAGTGATTGGTATCCTAGAATAA